A single genomic interval of Armigeres subalbatus isolate Guangzhou_Male chromosome 1, GZ_Asu_2, whole genome shotgun sequence harbors:
- the LOC134205209 gene encoding uncharacterized protein LOC134205209 isoform X1, with product MDRVMCVVRVSGAFSSPFETRRGLRQVCIALERVIRRAGINTSGTIFNKSVQLFGFADDIDIMERNFEKMEEAYIRLKREAKRIGLVINTSKTKYMIGRGSREDNVSHPPRVCIGGDEIEVVEEFVYLGSLVTAENDTSREIRRRIVAGNRTYFGLRKTLRSNRVRRRTKLTIYKTLIRPVVLYGHETWTMLVEDQRALGVFERKVLRTIYGGVQMADGTWRRRMNHELHQLLGEPSIVHTAKIGRLRWAGHVARMSDSNPVKMVLDNDPTGTRRRGAQRARWIDQVEDDLRTLRRLTCSH from the exons atggatcgggtgatgtgcgtagttcgagtttcaggggcattctcgagtcccttcgaaacccgcagagggttacggcaag tgtgcatcgctttggaaagggtaatacgaagagcagggattaacacgagtggtacaattttcaataagtccgtccagctatttggcttcgccgacgacatagatattatggaacgtaactttgagaagatggaggaagcctacatcagactgaagagggaagctaagcggatcggactagtcataaacacgtcgaagacgaagtacatgataggaagaggttcaagagaagacaatgtgagccacccaccgcgagtttgcatcggtggtgacgaaatcgaggtggtagaagaattcgtgtacttgggttcactggtgactgccgaaaatgacaccagcagagaaattcggagacgcatagtggctggaaatcgtacgtactttggactccgcaagacgctccgatcgaatagagttcgccgccgtaccaaactgacaatctacaaaacgctcattagaccggtagtcctctacggacacgagacctggacgatgctcgtggaggaccaacgcgcactcggagttttcgaaaggaaagtgctgcgtaccatctatggtggggtgcagatggcggacggtacgtggaggaggcgaatgaaccacgagttgcatcagctgttgggagaaccatccatcgttcacaccgcgaaaatcggacgactgcggtgggccgggcacgtagccagaatgtcggacagtaacccggtgaaaatggttctcgacaacgatccgacgggcacaagaaggcgaggtgcgcagcgggcaaggtggatcgatcaggtggaagatgacttgcggaccctccgtagactgacGTGTAGCCattga